The nucleotide sequence CGGGTCGAAGGGCTCGCCCTCCTTGCCGAACTGCTGCAGACCCATCTTGGCGACGACGGTCTCCAGCGATTCGGCCACCGACTTGAACCCGCCCACGAGCTCGCCGTGGTCCCGGGCCCGGCCGACGTCGTCGAGCACGGGCAGCAGGTCGGTCAGGAGGCTCGCGACGGCGATCTCCTTGACCGTGACCCGGTCCCGCTCCACGCGGCGGCGGTAGTTCTGGTACTCGGCCTGGAGCCGCTGGAGGTCCGCGGTGCGCTCCTCGAGCGCCTTGCGGGCCTGGTCCAGCTGCGCCAGCAGAGCTACGTCAGTAGCGTCCCCGGCCGGGGCCGCCTGCTCCGCCTTGTCGGCGGAGGCGGCGGCCTCGGGCTCCTCGGGCGTGCCGTCGGCGGGGACTTCGGGCTTCTCCTCGAAGCCCGGGGTCTCCTCCGACATCAGGCAGCGCCGCCCTTCGGCTTGTCCTCGTCCACGATCTCGGCGTCGACGACGTCGTCGTCGGCCTGCGCCTGACCGGCACCGGCCTCGCCACCCGCGGCCTGCGCGGCCTGGGCGTCGGCGTACAGCGCCTGGCCGAGCTTCTGCGAGACGGCCGCGACCTTCTCGGTGGCGGTGCGGATCTCCGCGGTGTCCTCGCCCTTGAGCTTCTCCTTCAGCTCGCCGAGCGCGGCCTCGACCTCGGTCTTGACGTCACCGGGGACCTTGTCCTCGTTGTCCTTGAGGAACTTCTCCGTCTGGTAGACGAGCTGCTCGCCCTGGTTGCGGGACTCGGCGGCCTCGCGGCGACGGTGGTCCTCGTCCGCGTACTGCTCGGCCTCCTGGCGCATCCGGTCGACCTCGTCCTTCGGCAGCGAGGAGCCGCCGGTGACGGTCATCTTCTGCTCCTTGCCCGTGCCCAGGTCCTTCGCGGTCACGTGCATGATGCCGTTGGCGTCGATGTCGAAGGCGACCTCGATCTGCGGGACGCCACGCGGGGCCGGCGGCAGACCGGTCAGCTCGAACATGCCGAGCTTCTTGTTGTACGCCGCGATCTCGCGCTCGCCCTGGTAGACCTGGATCTGCACGGACGGCTGGTTGTCCTCGGCCGTCGTGAA is from Streptomyces venezuelae ATCC 10712 and encodes:
- the grpE gene encoding nucleotide exchange factor GrpE, producing the protein MSEETPGFEEKPEVPADGTPEEPEAAASADKAEQAAPAGDATDVALLAQLDQARKALEERTADLQRLQAEYQNYRRRVERDRVTVKEIAVASLLTDLLPVLDDVGRARDHGELVGGFKSVAESLETVVAKMGLQQFGKEGEPFDPTIHEALMHSYAPDVTETTCVAILQPGYRIGERTIRPARVAVAEPQPGAAPAKDDAKSSADEESGAPEEG